A section of the Paenibacillus odorifer genome encodes:
- a CDS encoding DUF1835 domain-containing protein, whose protein sequence is MEHKYTMSIEQEELRRNHIYLLFGLSEAGSMKVALSHLGYRHLIRVLSFNETFSAGPLRELHNNEGYHTRELWFQERFPDHGYHLNPQHKLEAVIQTLKEIPEDKKITIWCGDNSHDQTGLRFALSILNERTQPIHVIDPVKAYREIAAPFEIGLYPRALSQLPNEAVHKIIKITENTSPVTSAQRKQYELEWQKISNTEDMLRVWVDGQLMNVPESYYDEEILSLILQLQQYEDRDGYVNAGLIVGTIIGQWNLYISTSFIEYRFWRLVSEGKLLFKGIPYAMHLYFLRVA, encoded by the coding sequence ATGGAGCACAAATATACTATGTCAATTGAGCAGGAAGAGCTTAGGCGGAATCACATTTATCTGTTATTTGGTCTATCGGAAGCGGGGTCAATGAAGGTAGCCCTTAGTCATTTGGGTTATCGCCATTTAATACGAGTACTTTCATTTAATGAGACATTCTCTGCTGGACCGTTGCGTGAATTACATAATAATGAAGGCTATCATACCCGTGAGTTATGGTTTCAGGAACGATTTCCGGATCATGGTTATCATCTCAATCCCCAGCACAAACTGGAAGCCGTGATACAGACCTTAAAAGAAATTCCCGAGGACAAAAAAATCACTATTTGGTGCGGAGACAACTCCCATGATCAGACAGGTTTACGATTTGCGCTTTCTATTCTTAATGAGAGGACGCAACCTATTCATGTTATTGATCCCGTCAAGGCTTATAGGGAGATTGCCGCTCCATTTGAAATCGGATTATATCCCAGAGCACTTAGTCAGCTCCCAAACGAAGCTGTGCATAAAATTATAAAAATCACCGAAAACACATCCCCTGTCACCTCCGCTCAAAGAAAACAGTATGAACTAGAGTGGCAAAAAATCAGCAACACCGAGGATATGCTTAGAGTTTGGGTTGATGGCCAGCTTATGAATGTTCCCGAGAGTTACTATGACGAAGAAATTCTTTCTTTAATTCTGCAACTTCAACAGTATGAGGATCGAGATGGCTACGTAAATGCAGGTCTGATTGTAGGCACAATTATAGGGCAATGGAATTTGTATATCAGTACCTCATTCATAGAATATCGCTTCTGGAGGCTAGTTAGTGAGGGAAAGCTGTTATTTAAAGGGATCCCTTACGCGATGCATTTATACTTTCTAAGAGTCGCTTAG
- a CDS encoding circularly permuted type 2 ATP-grasp protein has product MSKLDPLPGLSPYPLQHFFDEMYADKRNVRPHYRHVNRMFSGMSSEELQGKQNLMQRRMMEEGITFTLYNPAQDHPMERTIPFDMIPRIIPKNEWERLEAGIIQRITALNLFIHDIYHEQYIVKDGIVPRRMIISNCYFRPEMSGLRVPGGAYITTSGIDLIRHHDGHYYVLEDNLRTPSGFSYLFKGRTLMNQLFPELSFASSIRDVDHSLNRFLSVLRSLSPSRRSDPVIALLTPGEYNSAYYEHAFLAQQMGIHLVEGRDLVTKDHKIYLKEMNGLRRVDVLYRRLDDDYIDPLAFQPDSLLGVAGLMNAYRAGNIAIANAPGTGVADDKAMYVYVPDMIRYYLNEEPILGNVPTYLLSRPDERLYVLENLSEMVVKETSLSGGYGMLIGSEATKEELAEFRMKIIADPDRYVAQPIMSLSRAPVLSGGTMAPRHIDLRAFVLMGADRKPHVIPGGLTRVAMKEGSLVVNSSQGGGVKDTWVMA; this is encoded by the coding sequence ATGTCCAAATTAGATCCTCTGCCAGGTCTGTCTCCGTATCCATTACAGCATTTTTTCGATGAAATGTATGCTGATAAGAGGAATGTCCGGCCGCACTACAGACATGTGAACCGCATGTTTTCCGGAATGAGCTCCGAAGAGCTGCAAGGGAAGCAAAATTTAATGCAGCGTAGGATGATGGAAGAAGGAATTACCTTTACGCTTTACAATCCGGCTCAAGATCATCCTATGGAGCGAACGATCCCCTTCGATATGATTCCACGTATAATCCCTAAGAATGAGTGGGAGAGGCTAGAAGCTGGAATAATTCAGCGTATCACAGCTTTGAATTTGTTCATTCATGACATCTACCATGAGCAATACATTGTTAAAGATGGCATCGTCCCTAGGCGTATGATTATTTCCAACTGTTACTTCCGGCCAGAAATGTCAGGTCTGCGCGTGCCCGGTGGAGCTTACATCACCACCTCAGGAATCGATCTGATCCGCCATCACGATGGGCATTATTATGTACTTGAAGACAACCTGCGAACACCCTCCGGCTTTTCCTATCTTTTTAAAGGCAGAACACTTATGAATCAATTGTTTCCTGAATTGTCCTTTGCCAGCTCCATCCGAGATGTAGATCATAGCTTAAATCGCTTCTTATCCGTGCTTCGTAGTCTATCTCCATCAAGGAGGTCAGATCCGGTTATAGCACTCCTAACGCCTGGAGAATACAATTCTGCATATTATGAACATGCTTTTTTGGCACAGCAGATGGGTATACATTTGGTCGAAGGACGAGATTTGGTAACAAAGGATCACAAAATATATCTGAAAGAAATGAACGGACTACGTAGAGTGGATGTGCTGTATCGTCGGTTGGACGATGATTACATTGACCCGCTAGCCTTTCAACCTGATTCTTTACTGGGTGTAGCAGGACTTATGAATGCTTATAGGGCAGGCAACATAGCGATTGCTAATGCTCCGGGAACCGGTGTTGCAGATGATAAAGCGATGTATGTCTATGTACCGGATATGATTCGTTATTATCTGAATGAAGAGCCGATCCTTGGCAATGTGCCGACGTATTTGTTGTCCAGACCCGATGAACGCCTGTATGTTCTTGAGAACCTATCCGAAATGGTTGTTAAGGAAACCTCATTATCCGGTGGATATGGGATGTTGATCGGAAGCGAGGCAACCAAAGAAGAATTAGCCGAGTTCCGAATGAAAATTATTGCTGATCCAGATCGTTATGTGGCACAGCCAATTATGTCCTTGTCTAGAGCACCTGTATTGTCGGGAGGCACTATGGCACCCCGGCATATCGACCTTCGGGCTTTTGTATTAATGGGTGCAGACCGGAAGCCGCATGTCATACCTGGCGGATTAACCCGAGTGGCTATGAAAGAAGGTTCATTGGTTGTGAATTCCTCGCAAGGTGGTGGCGTAAAGGATACTTGGGTTATGGCGTGA
- a CDS encoding alpha-E domain-containing protein, which produces MLNRNAEALFWIGRYIERAENHARLINVHYHIQQEEDFQEEGHKWSRLIDALGVRSEYLQQFETFSEQDVLSFITLDLGNSNSLFSCVHHARNNLRTLRQHLPSELWDVVNSFNLWLGERSVADIMSGPHHFYQQVKERAAMFLGAEQSVMLRGNEWHFIESGRFLERAENTTRILQAVIASCRFKELNAIYIQLQAVLKSVSGYQAFRRYYADAMSPESILDFLIANPKFPRSIRFSFHQLEEHLARLELDSSEKGSGHEKVIRQAGKLKAELDYMEKEEMSGELVEDVLQSLVISCQRLGKTMEGAFFRREGVSV; this is translated from the coding sequence ATGCTGAATCGAAATGCGGAGGCTTTATTCTGGATCGGCCGATATATTGAAAGGGCAGAGAATCATGCGCGGCTAATCAATGTACATTATCATATCCAGCAGGAAGAGGATTTTCAGGAAGAAGGACATAAATGGTCGAGGCTTATCGATGCATTAGGGGTTCGAAGTGAATATTTACAGCAGTTCGAAACCTTTTCTGAACAGGACGTGTTATCCTTTATTACACTTGATTTAGGCAATTCGAATTCATTATTCTCTTGCGTACATCATGCCAGAAATAATCTTCGCACACTGCGTCAGCATCTTCCAAGTGAGCTATGGGATGTCGTCAACAGCTTTAATCTATGGCTTGGTGAGCGGTCAGTTGCTGATATTATGAGTGGTCCACATCATTTCTACCAGCAGGTGAAGGAACGTGCAGCTATGTTTCTAGGAGCAGAACAATCCGTAATGCTTAGAGGGAATGAATGGCACTTTATAGAGAGCGGCCGTTTTTTGGAACGGGCCGAGAATACGACGCGTATTTTGCAGGCAGTTATAGCCTCTTGCCGTTTCAAAGAGCTTAATGCAATCTATATTCAGTTACAGGCTGTGCTGAAATCCGTAAGTGGGTATCAGGCGTTTCGCCGTTATTATGCAGATGCCATGTCACCGGAGAGCATTTTAGATTTTTTGATCGCGAATCCCAAATTTCCACGTTCGATCCGCTTTTCTTTTCACCAGCTGGAAGAACATTTAGCTAGACTTGAACTGGATTCCTCAGAAAAAGGCTCAGGTCATGAGAAGGTCATCCGTCAAGCAGGAAAGCTGAAGGCAGAGCTGGATTATATGGAAAAAGAAGAAATGTCCGGTGAGCTGGTGGAAGATGTACTGCAATCACTCGTAATATCTTGCCAGAGACTGGGCAAAACGATGGAGGGCGCCTTTTTTCGGCGAGAAGGAGTATCTGTATGA
- a CDS encoding transglutaminase family protein translates to MKIQINHTTTYSYPEPVTDSVNEIRLTPRTNYRQSCYHHEVEVYPAANLLTYEDFFGNRVHAYSVNKPHTEMVIHTKATVVTLDKSQGTDLPRTSLEEQVKLLNDEKFQNRYIEFILPTRYTEVTPELVEFASQYPFSEAEDMYQWILRLSSTIYEQFTYDPEATSVNTTVKKALKLKRGVCQDYAHLMIAVCRSVGLPSRYVSGYHFVGDLQSSNANFEQASHAWVETHIPGTGWLGFDPTNNVEVNWRYIKLGHGRDYKDIVPVKGVYRGGAGTLTVKVDVRKLDN, encoded by the coding sequence ATGAAGATTCAAATCAATCACACCACCACATACAGTTATCCAGAGCCAGTTACGGACAGTGTCAATGAAATCAGACTCACCCCTCGCACCAACTATCGGCAATCCTGTTATCACCACGAGGTTGAAGTATATCCGGCAGCTAATCTATTAACGTATGAGGATTTCTTTGGTAATCGGGTGCATGCCTATTCAGTTAATAAGCCACATACGGAAATGGTAATCCATACGAAAGCTACTGTAGTAACATTGGATAAATCTCAAGGTACCGATCTTCCGCGAACCAGCCTTGAAGAGCAAGTTAAACTGCTAAATGATGAGAAGTTTCAGAACCGGTACATTGAGTTTATTTTGCCGACCCGTTATACCGAGGTGACTCCTGAATTGGTAGAGTTCGCCTCACAGTACCCTTTTAGTGAAGCTGAAGATATGTATCAATGGATTCTGAGGTTATCTTCGACGATTTATGAACAGTTCACCTATGATCCTGAGGCAACAAGCGTAAATACAACGGTAAAAAAAGCCCTGAAGCTCAAGCGGGGTGTCTGTCAGGATTATGCTCATCTTATGATCGCTGTCTGCCGCAGTGTGGGTCTGCCTTCCAGATATGTTAGTGGATATCATTTTGTCGGTGATCTACAGAGCAGCAATGCCAATTTCGAGCAGGCTTCACATGCTTGGGTGGAGACCCATATTCCGGGTACGGGCTGGCTTGGTTTTGATCCGACGAATAATGTTGAAGTGAACTGGCGTTATATCAAGCTGGGTCATGGACGGGATTATAAAGATATAGTACCTGTAAAAGGGGTATATCGCGGCGGAGCAGGCACACTGACTGTAAAAGTGGACGTACGCAAGCTGGACAATTGA
- a CDS encoding SDR family oxidoreductase, which yields MSPNISKKQRFIGKTAIITGAGSGIGRATAIKLAREGANVALFDLNLERTSSLAEKLNKLRKDCALAIEVDTSDEKKMEEAVRCTVEQFGGVDVVFANAGINGAVGPIEELSLSDWERTMSVNLTGTFLTLKYTIPHLKDKGKGSIIITSSINGNTRFASFGWSTYSTTKAGQVAFAKMAALELAKFKIRVNVICPGAIATNIDETTEMSEDVEAIVIPIEFPDGAQPLADGPGKPDNVADLVAFLASDESIHITGAQIVIDGAESLLS from the coding sequence ATGAGCCCAAACATATCTAAGAAACAAAGATTTATTGGAAAAACAGCGATTATAACCGGAGCGGGCTCGGGAATTGGCCGTGCTACCGCTATTAAGCTGGCGCGGGAAGGTGCAAATGTAGCATTGTTTGATTTAAATCTTGAAAGAACCTCTTCCTTGGCAGAAAAGCTTAATAAGCTTCGAAAAGATTGCGCGCTGGCCATAGAGGTAGATACTTCGGATGAGAAAAAGATGGAGGAAGCCGTACGTTGTACGGTGGAACAATTCGGAGGCGTGGATGTAGTATTCGCTAACGCGGGAATTAATGGCGCTGTGGGTCCGATAGAAGAACTAAGCTTGAGCGACTGGGAGCGTACGATGTCGGTGAACTTGACGGGGACTTTTTTGACTCTAAAATATACTATTCCTCATCTGAAAGATAAAGGGAAGGGCAGTATTATTATTACTAGTTCCATTAATGGGAACACTAGATTTGCCAGCTTTGGGTGGTCTACTTATAGCACTACCAAAGCTGGACAGGTGGCTTTTGCCAAAATGGCAGCTCTCGAGCTTGCTAAGTTTAAGATTCGTGTGAATGTGATCTGCCCTGGGGCTATTGCTACGAATATAGATGAAACCACTGAAATGAGCGAGGATGTTGAAGCAATCGTCATTCCGATTGAATTCCCTGATGGAGCGCAACCCTTGGCAGATGGACCGGGCAAGCCGGATAATGTCGCTGATCTCGTTGCTTTTCTGGCTTCGGATGAATCTATCCATATTACAGGTGCGCAAATCGTGATTGACGGCGCGGAGTCCTTGTTATCCTAA
- a CDS encoding SRPBCC family protein, with product MLANIQKEDQHYVARFERQLKHSATEIWSYLTENEKLALWFSELKIEDLREGGLIKFDMQNGTFLDMEITALQHQSIFEFTWAEDLVRFELYPNSEGCLLILNETLQTLTPHTPRDLAGWHVCLEVIQHLLEGTTLESRKDEWNKWYEQYREAISKLG from the coding sequence ATGTTAGCTAACATCCAAAAAGAAGATCAACATTATGTCGCTCGTTTCGAACGCCAGTTAAAGCATTCCGCAACTGAGATTTGGTCCTATTTGACCGAAAATGAGAAGCTTGCCTTATGGTTCTCTGAATTAAAAATCGAGGACCTGCGTGAAGGCGGACTTATAAAGTTTGATATGCAAAACGGAACGTTTTTGGATATGGAAATTACCGCGCTACAGCATCAATCTATTTTTGAGTTTACATGGGCTGAGGATCTTGTTCGTTTTGAGTTATACCCTAATTCAGAAGGCTGTTTACTCATCTTGAACGAAACACTACAAACGCTTACCCCGCATACACCACGTGATCTCGCTGGCTGGCATGTTTGTCTAGAAGTGATCCAGCATCTTTTGGAAGGCACGACGCTGGAGTCACGGAAAGACGAATGGAATAAATGGTACGAGCAATACCGGGAAGCGATCTCGAAATTAGGATAA
- a CDS encoding DnaJ family domain-containing protein produces the protein MGMMSWLAEQRIQESMRNGEFRDLPGHGKPLELEDLSGVPEELRMSFKIMKNSGLVPEEISLRAECVTLEGLLAACHNSGGAETSEGKALRSKLSMKRLRLQELLRERGLDSNPAFMQYSAQIHGQMIKEED, from the coding sequence ATGGGGATGATGTCTTGGTTAGCTGAGCAGCGGATTCAGGAGTCTATGCGTAACGGGGAATTTCGAGATTTACCTGGGCATGGCAAGCCGCTGGAGCTTGAGGATTTATCAGGTGTGCCAGAAGAATTACGGATGTCTTTTAAAATCATGAAGAACTCCGGACTTGTGCCTGAGGAAATCTCTCTGCGAGCTGAATGTGTTACGTTGGAAGGATTGCTAGCGGCGTGTCATAATAGCGGAGGTGCAGAAACCAGTGAGGGCAAGGCTCTGCGGTCAAAACTGTCTATGAAAAGACTGCGTCTACAGGAGTTATTGCGTGAACGCGGCTTGGATAGTAACCCTGCTTTTATGCAATACAGTGCTCAAATACACGGACAGATGATAAAGGAAGAGGATTAA
- a CDS encoding GNAT family N-acetyltransferase, producing MIFVTKATISDLPMLTKVDSKIIGNESRKSKIEKYINHEQCYVASHNGTLVGFACYDTTFFECCFIQLVIVDPEFRRLGIAKTLLSYIEEQCPTPKLFTSTNESNTIMQQLCLSQGFVKSGVIENLDDGDPEWVYFKQIR from the coding sequence ATGATATTCGTAACAAAAGCTACAATTTCAGATCTACCCATGCTAACCAAAGTAGACAGCAAGATCATTGGCAATGAAAGCCGCAAATCGAAGATTGAAAAATATATCAATCATGAGCAGTGTTACGTAGCATCGCATAATGGAACGCTTGTAGGATTTGCTTGCTACGATACCACCTTTTTCGAATGTTGTTTTATTCAGCTGGTCATTGTGGATCCTGAGTTCAGACGCCTAGGCATAGCCAAAACACTCCTTAGCTACATCGAGGAACAATGCCCAACCCCCAAGCTTTTCACCTCCACCAATGAATCCAATACGATCATGCAGCAACTATGTCTTTCTCAAGGGTTTGTTAAAAGCGGAGTCATTGAGAATTTAGATGATGGCGACCCGGAATGGGTTTATTTCAAACAAATTAGATGA
- the hrpB gene encoding ATP-dependent helicase HrpB, with protein sequence MKQLPIIQVLPDLKNILNTAQAAVLIAEPGAGKTTGTPPAFLDEPWMAGKSILMLEPRRLAARSAATYMASCLGESVGQTVGYRMRNDTKVGKNTRIVVVTEGVLTRMLQSDPSLGDVGLVIFDEFHERSLHADLGLALALEAQAVLREDLRILIMSATLDSERVSALLGDAPVVNCPGRTYPVETIYVPTTGNLPLEKTAAAAVRHALAEQPGDILVFLPGEREIRRTQSELENGSLPVPAIIRPLYGQLPQNIQDAAVAASVQGERKVVLATSIAETSLTIEGVRTVIDTGQRRTQVFSPRTGMPSLTTVPVSKASADQRRGRAGRTAPGVCYRLWSQEEHNRLPDDNVPEIMQTDLAQLALELALWGVRDPAALSWLDAPPAAPYAQGTALLRQLGALDAGGAITPHGHSMAALGAHPRAAHMLLRAAELGAAPLACRLAALLQERDLFKGPAALGCDLTLRVEALLRFERSADSGGADPAALRAVQRESRLFLAQLQAAPGENVNDISRCGLLLSFAYPDRIGQKRGDGAFLLSSGRGAAMREGQPLARSPYIVAASIDDRATQGAIMLAAEIEERQLLTYHADRITEEADVYWDKESGSVKKRRRTMLGALVLKETSHERPSAEETANVLLSVIATDGIETLPWEKGTLQLRERLMFMHALRSDWPDVSDVALIATLEEWLLPYLQGMRNLRDLQRVPLARALEGMLDWNQRQMLEKEAPTHISVPSGSRVPVDYTNSAAPVLAVRLQEMFGQLDTPRIGGGKVPVLLHLLSPARRPVQVTSDLASFWRGTYFEVKKDLKGRYPKHYWPDDPLQAIPTNRTRPVK encoded by the coding sequence ATGAAACAGCTTCCGATTATACAGGTGCTTCCTGACCTGAAAAACATACTTAACACTGCGCAGGCAGCAGTACTTATCGCTGAACCGGGTGCAGGCAAAACAACTGGAACGCCTCCGGCGTTTTTGGACGAACCCTGGATGGCGGGTAAAAGCATTTTAATGTTAGAGCCTAGAAGGCTTGCTGCTAGATCTGCCGCCACTTACATGGCATCCTGCCTTGGAGAAAGTGTTGGACAGACGGTAGGTTATCGGATGCGGAATGACACTAAAGTAGGCAAAAATACGCGGATTGTTGTAGTCACTGAAGGAGTATTAACGAGAATGCTGCAAAGCGATCCTTCTTTGGGTGATGTGGGTTTAGTTATTTTTGATGAGTTCCATGAGCGCAGTCTTCATGCGGATTTGGGACTTGCCCTTGCACTGGAAGCACAGGCTGTGTTGCGGGAGGATCTAAGGATTCTTATCATGTCAGCTACCTTGGACAGTGAGCGGGTGTCTGCTTTACTAGGGGATGCGCCTGTAGTAAATTGTCCGGGCAGAACCTATCCTGTAGAAACAATCTATGTGCCAACTACTGGGAATCTTCCACTGGAAAAAACTGCTGCAGCTGCTGTGAGACATGCGCTTGCTGAACAACCCGGAGATATTCTCGTCTTTTTACCGGGGGAAAGAGAAATACGCAGAACTCAAAGTGAGTTGGAAAATGGGAGCTTGCCAGTTCCGGCAATTATTCGCCCTTTATATGGTCAGCTGCCACAAAATATCCAAGATGCAGCCGTGGCTGCATCTGTTCAAGGTGAACGAAAAGTAGTGCTTGCGACTTCTATAGCTGAGACAAGTCTAACGATTGAAGGCGTGCGAACGGTGATTGATACAGGGCAACGCCGTACACAGGTATTCTCACCACGCACAGGAATGCCGAGTCTTACGACGGTCCCGGTATCAAAAGCCTCCGCGGATCAACGGCGGGGACGTGCCGGACGGACAGCCCCAGGCGTGTGCTACAGGCTGTGGAGTCAGGAGGAGCATAATCGACTTCCGGATGACAATGTGCCGGAGATTATGCAGACGGACCTTGCGCAGCTTGCTTTGGAGCTGGCGCTGTGGGGCGTGCGCGATCCTGCCGCGCTATCTTGGCTTGACGCGCCGCCCGCTGCGCCTTATGCGCAGGGCACCGCGCTGCTGCGCCAGCTCGGCGCGCTGGACGCCGGCGGCGCCATTACGCCGCACGGCCACAGCATGGCCGCGCTTGGCGCGCACCCGCGAGCCGCGCATATGCTGCTGCGCGCGGCAGAGCTTGGCGCAGCACCGCTCGCCTGCCGGCTGGCGGCGCTGCTGCAAGAGCGGGACCTTTTCAAGGGTCCCGCGGCCCTAGGTTGCGACCTCACGCTCCGCGTTGAGGCGCTGCTCCGGTTCGAGCGCTCCGCTGATAGCGGCGGAGCGGACCCGGCGGCTCTGCGCGCTGTGCAGCGCGAGAGCCGCCTTTTCCTGGCGCAGCTGCAAGCCGCGCCGGGCGAGAACGTGAACGACATCAGCCGCTGCGGGCTGCTTCTGTCGTTCGCCTATCCCGACCGGATCGGGCAGAAACGCGGCGATGGCGCGTTTCTGCTCTCCTCCGGTCGGGGGGCGGCCATGCGGGAAGGACAACCGCTGGCCCGGTCACCTTATATCGTAGCTGCTTCGATCGATGATCGCGCTACACAGGGCGCAATTATGCTGGCAGCTGAGATAGAAGAAAGACAACTGCTTACCTATCATGCAGACCGCATCACAGAAGAAGCGGATGTGTATTGGGATAAAGAAAGTGGGAGTGTGAAGAAACGTCGTCGCACAATGCTCGGCGCGTTGGTCTTAAAAGAAACTTCACATGAAAGACCCTCCGCGGAAGAAACGGCAAACGTACTGTTAAGTGTCATCGCTACAGATGGCATTGAAACTCTACCGTGGGAGAAGGGAACCTTACAGCTTCGCGAACGTTTGATGTTTATGCATGCCTTACGTTCAGATTGGCCGGATGTATCAGATGTTGCTTTAATTGCTACGTTGGAGGAATGGCTTTTGCCATATCTGCAAGGTATGAGGAACCTCCGTGACCTTCAGCGTGTACCGTTAGCACGGGCGCTTGAGGGGATGTTGGACTGGAATCAGCGACAGATGCTGGAAAAGGAAGCACCTACACATATATCTGTTCCCAGTGGCTCGCGTGTGCCCGTAGATTATACTAATTCTGCTGCCCCGGTATTGGCAGTAAGATTGCAAGAGATGTTTGGACAGCTGGACACACCTCGAATTGGAGGGGGAAAGGTGCCGGTATTGCTGCATCTTTTGTCACCAGCTAGACGGCCTGTGCAGGTAACCTCTGATCTAGCAAGTTTTTGGCGGGGGACCTATTTTGAGGTCAAAAAAGATCTGAAAGGACGGTACCCGAAGCACTATTGGCCAGATGACCCATTACAGGCTATTCCGACTAATCGTACACGTCCCGTAAAATAA
- a CDS encoding general stress protein: MTKKIVGIFDTEQEATRAIEGLHNQGFSNDEISVITRDRDELRNISEDTGTKAPEGVATGAATGGVVGGVAGLLAGIGALAIPGIGPILAAGPIVATLTGAAVGAGAGGLVGGLIGLGIPEDEAKEYEGYVESGKILVLVDDNGRGYQAHDVFRGNRSLNTQRYEGVYNEDTRLGNSMANRADRTAEVYNRDKI, encoded by the coding sequence GTGACTAAAAAAATCGTAGGTATTTTCGACACAGAACAAGAAGCAACCAGAGCAATTGAAGGACTTCACAATCAAGGATTTAGTAATGATGAAATATCAGTAATCACACGTGATCGTGATGAGCTTAGAAACATCTCAGAGGATACAGGCACAAAAGCTCCAGAAGGAGTAGCAACAGGCGCTGCTACAGGTGGTGTAGTTGGCGGCGTTGCCGGACTATTAGCAGGGATCGGAGCATTGGCGATTCCGGGGATTGGACCGATCCTGGCGGCAGGGCCTATAGTTGCTACCCTTACAGGTGCAGCAGTTGGTGCAGGCGCAGGTGGATTAGTAGGTGGCTTGATCGGACTCGGTATTCCTGAGGATGAGGCTAAAGAGTACGAAGGGTATGTGGAAAGCGGCAAAATCCTTGTACTAGTCGATGATAATGGACGCGGCTATCAAGCGCATGATGTGTTCCGCGGCAACCGTTCGCTGAATACTCAGCGTTACGAAGGCGTCTATAACGAAGACACTAGATTAGGAAATTCGATGGCTAACAGAGCGGATCGGACGGCTGAAGTCTACAACCGCGATAAAATATAA
- a CDS encoding LysR family transcriptional regulator, whose translation MIYIKFFNLEWYRIFLYTARYKNLTKAANELHITQPSVSYAIKQMEDSLGLKLFHRLSKGVELTEEGLALLEYVEPSLVMLDSAQKHLHNLKQLNEGEVRIGASDSLIKNLLLPQLNAFHKQYPGIRIRLSHGKTHEITKRLKEGEIDCALVHMPIDDPQLNIQTLATLEDCFVVGRAFQQLANRSLTAKELAELPFILLSPESSTRLFVDYWFAGKGLSVKPDIELGSIDLLSEFARLGYGVAFISRSFVIEEIQKGELFELQLDDPPPPRNIGFAIHRDMRLSVAADSFVRMLRILD comes from the coding sequence GTGATCTATATCAAATTCTTTAATCTTGAATGGTATCGCATTTTTTTATATACGGCTCGTTACAAAAATCTAACAAAGGCTGCAAATGAATTGCATATTACACAGCCATCCGTAAGTTATGCCATTAAACAAATGGAGGATTCTTTAGGACTCAAATTATTTCATCGTTTATCTAAAGGTGTAGAGCTAACTGAGGAAGGACTGGCGTTATTGGAATATGTTGAGCCCTCTTTAGTCATGCTGGATTCTGCACAAAAGCATCTTCACAATCTAAAGCAGTTAAACGAAGGAGAAGTTCGGATTGGAGCGAGTGATTCCCTTATTAAAAATCTATTGCTTCCACAATTGAACGCATTCCACAAACAATATCCCGGTATACGAATTCGGCTATCACACGGAAAAACGCATGAGATCACCAAACGTTTGAAAGAAGGCGAAATAGACTGTGCGCTCGTCCATATGCCTATTGACGATCCACAATTAAATATTCAGACGCTTGCCACCCTTGAAGATTGTTTTGTAGTGGGACGAGCCTTTCAGCAACTGGCAAACCGTTCGCTTACGGCGAAAGAACTTGCAGAGTTACCTTTTATTTTATTATCCCCAGAAAGCAGTACCAGACTGTTTGTTGATTATTGGTTTGCTGGTAAGGGTTTGTCCGTTAAACCAGATATAGAGCTGGGCAGCATCGATTTACTCTCTGAATTCGCAAGACTTGGTTACGGGGTAGCGTTTATTAGCCGTTCTTTTGTAATTGAGGAGATTCAAAAAGGAGAACTTTTCGAGCTGCAATTAGATGATCCGCCTCCACCCCGGAATATAGGATTCGCAATCCATCGCGATATGAGGTTATCCGTAGCAGCTGATTCTTTCGTCCGCATGCTTCGTATCCTTGATTAA